In one window of Eubalaena glacialis isolate mEubGla1 chromosome 13, mEubGla1.1.hap2.+ XY, whole genome shotgun sequence DNA:
- the LOC133103603 gene encoding LOW QUALITY PROTEIN: small ribosomal subunit protein uS11-like (The sequence of the model RefSeq protein was modified relative to this genomic sequence to represent the inferred CDS: substituted 1 base at 1 genomic stop codon): MAPRKGKEKKEEQVISLGPQVAEGENVFGVCHIFASFNDTFVHVTDLSGKETICHVTGGMKVKADXDESSPYAAMLAAQDVAQRCKDLGITALHIKLRATGGNRTKTPGPGAQSALRALARSGTKIGRIEDVTPIPSDSTRRKGGRRGRSL; the protein is encoded by the coding sequence ATGGCACCTCgcaaggggaaagaaaagaaggaagaacaggTCATCAGCCTCGGCCCTCAGGTGGCTGAGGGAGAAAATGTATTTGGTGTGTGCCACATTTTTGCATCCTTCAATGACACTTTTGTCCATGTCACCGACCTTTCTGGCAAGGAAACTATCTGCCATGTAACTGGTGGGATGAAGGTGAAGGCTGACTGAGATGAGTCATCTCCATATGCTGCCATGTTGGCTGCCCAGGATGTAGCCCAGAGGTGCAAGGACCTGGGCATCACCGCCCTCCACATCAAACTCCGGGCCACAGGAGGAAATAGGACCAAGACTCCTGGACCAGGGGCCCAGTCAGCCCTCAGAGCCCTCGCCCGCTCAGGAACGAAGATTGGGCGGATTGAAGATGTCACTCCCATCCCCTCCGACAGCACTCGCAGGAAGGGGGGTCGCCGTGGTCGCTCTCTGTGA